A stretch of the Notamacropus eugenii isolate mMacEug1 chromosome 2, mMacEug1.pri_v2, whole genome shotgun sequence genome encodes the following:
- the LOC140529139 gene encoding galectin-3-like, with protein MADGFSLNDALYGSRNPNPQGWPQGSPQGSWGNQPAGAGAYPGYPGAYPGAGTPGAYPGSAAPGAYPGAGQPSAPGAYPSGPMTTPSGLIPYAGGPLTVPYDLPLPGGIVPRMLITIIGTTKPNANKIALDFKKGNDVAFHFNPHFNKNNRRVIVCNSKFNNAWGKEERHAMFPFDAGKPFKIQVLIEADSFKVAVNDAHLLQYNHLMRNFNEINRLGISGDINLTSTSHTMI; from the coding sequence ATGGCTGATGGATTTTCTCTTAATGATGCCTTATACGGGTCTAGAAATCCAAACCCACAAGGTTGGCCACAAGGTTCGCCACAAGGTTCTTGGGGAAACCAACCCGCTGGTGCTGGAGCCTACCCAGGATATCCTGGGGCCTACCCTGGTGCAGGAACACCTGGGGCCTACCCTGGATCAGCAGCACCTGGAGCCTACCCTGGTGCAGGACAACCGAGTGCTCCTGGAGCTTATCCTTCAGGGCCCATGACTACTCCTAGTGGACTAATACCCTATGCGGGAGGCCCACTGACAGTGCCTTACGATCTTCCCTTGCCAGGAGGCATTGTTCCTCGCATGCTGATTACCATTATAGGCACAACAAAACCCAACGCAAACAAAATTGCTTTAGATTTCAAGAAAGGGAATGATGTGGCTTTCCACTTCAATCCTCACTTCAATAAGAACAACAGACGAGTAATTGTTTGTAATTCAAAATTCAACAATgcctggggaaaggaggaaagacacGCTATGTTCCCGTTTGATGCTGGTAAACCATTCAAAATTCAAGTTCTCATTGAGGCTGATAGTTTCAAGGTTGCTGTCAATGATGCCCACTTGTTGCAGTACAATCATCTAATGAGAAACTTCAATGAGATCAACAGGCTGGGCATTTCTGGTGATATTAACCTTACCAGTACCTCACATACCATGATATAA